One stretch of Syntrophobacterales bacterium DNA includes these proteins:
- a CDS encoding iron-containing alcohol dehydrogenase produces the protein MWEQDIKIDELKEIRMRPNVYFGVGAISKINDIVESLKSKSIDKIIVVSGKNAYKTTGAWDYAEKALKQHNIGYVNYDKITPNPTTHQIDEAVKIAADFGAKAVIAIGGGSPIDAGKSVAILLKYPEKNCSELYGYEFTPEIAAPVVAINLTHGTGTETNRFAVVTIPEKNFKPAIAYDCIYPFASIDDPALMTKLSPEQTLYVSIDAVNHAVEAATTIASSPYSITLAKETIRLVAKYLPEVIKNPENLTARYFLAYASLLGGASFDNGLLHYTHALGHPLSAVKPELSHGLSLAVLLPAVLKYIYKEKSNTLADIFSSVVNETCGSPDEFAKKIEQWIFDLGIKSKLQDEGFTGEDIPKLVDLVYTTPSLELLLSLTPLQNTKEIVTAIYNESLTAYNS, from the coding sequence ATGTGGGAACAAGACATTAAAATTGATGAATTAAAAGAAATAAGAATGCGCCCGAATGTTTATTTTGGTGTAGGTGCTATTTCCAAGATAAATGATATTGTAGAAAGTCTTAAGTCAAAATCTATAGACAAAATAATCGTTGTTTCGGGCAAAAACGCCTATAAAACAACAGGCGCATGGGATTATGCAGAAAAAGCCCTTAAGCAGCATAACATCGGTTATGTTAATTATGACAAAATCACGCCCAATCCCACCACGCATCAAATTGATGAAGCGGTTAAAATCGCGGCTGATTTTGGTGCTAAAGCAGTAATTGCAATCGGCGGAGGCTCGCCCATTGACGCAGGTAAATCCGTTGCTATTTTGCTGAAATATCCTGAAAAAAACTGCTCAGAGCTTTATGGTTACGAATTTACTCCGGAAATTGCCGCTCCTGTTGTAGCAATTAACTTAACCCATGGAACAGGCACTGAAACAAATCGTTTTGCGGTTGTGACAATACCCGAAAAAAACTTCAAGCCGGCCATTGCTTACGATTGCATATATCCTTTCGCCTCAATTGACGACCCCGCTTTAATGACAAAGCTTTCTCCGGAGCAAACGCTTTATGTTTCCATAGACGCGGTAAATCACGCCGTCGAGGCCGCCACAACTATAGCAAGTTCACCTTATTCAATAACTTTGGCAAAAGAAACCATCAGGCTTGTTGCAAAATATCTACCTGAAGTTATTAAAAATCCTGAAAATTTAACGGCAAGATATTTTCTTGCCTACGCGTCGCTTTTAGGCGGAGCAAGTTTTGATAACGGACTTCTTCACTATACGCACGCACTGGGGCATCCTTTGAGTGCGGTTAAACCCGAACTTTCGCACGGCTTAAGTCTTGCCGTGCTGCTTCCCGCGGTTTTGAAATATATATACAAGGAAAAATCAAATACTCTTGCAGATATTTTTTCTTCTGTCGTAAATGAAACATGTGGGTCACCGGATGAATTTGCAAAGAAAATAGAGCAGTGGATTTTTGACCTTGGGATAAAATCTAAGCTTCAAGATGAAGGCTTTACAGGCGAAGATATACCAAAACTGGTTGATCTGGTTTACACCACGCCTTCTTTGGAGCTTCTTTTGAGTTTAACCCCGTTGCAAAATACCAAGGAAATTGTTACGGCAATATATAATGAGTCTTTGACTGCTTATAATTCGTAA
- a CDS encoding MmcQ/YjbR family DNA-binding protein, whose protein sequence is MGLCEDGTVDIIDLRMNSEEIDVVVDGKKYYPGYHMNKKHWVTICLDGSVPIEEVFRRIDESYGLAAGKNPYKE, encoded by the coding sequence TTGGGATTGTGTGAAGACGGCACGGTCGATATAATCGACTTACGAATGAACTCGGAAGAAATAGATGTTGTGGTAGACGGAAAGAAATACTATCCCGGCTATCATATGAATAAGAAGCATTGGGTCACAATTTGTCTTGACGGATCGGTTCCCATTGAAGAAGTCTTTCGCCGTATTGACGAAAGCTATGGTCTCGCGGCGGGAAAAAACCCCTATAAAGAATAG